In one window of Bdellovibrio bacteriovorus W DNA:
- a CDS encoding NADH dehydrogenase I,D subunit (COG0852 NADH:ubiquinone oxidoreductase 27 kD subunit), translated as MTKLENIKQILSAKFDVTKFKFTHAVGDDMIELPKEFVPAVLLHLRDTGSFDFLMDICGVDYPNRDKRFDVVYQLYSSKDSSRLRLKAQVGEGESIGTALNAWRGADWFEREAYDMFGIIFEGHPNLRRILTHHQFVGHPLRKDYEADHQQSCDSSVPLHFNNEPGSPGDVLNDKYVPINVGPSHTATHGTLRIMAEMDGETIVRCNNEIGYLHRCFEKMAETHPYNQVIPYTDRLNYCSAPMNNIGYCKTVERLLGVEIPPKAQAMRVILAELSRIMDHTIALGTGAMDLGALTGFFYMFQMREKVYGLFEKLCGARLTVSMTRVGGMAQDAPEGWFDDVLDLIKEIKKGTDEMAGMVLENKIFIKRTRDVCPVSAQDAIQWGYTGPLLRATGVAHDLRKAQPYYGYDALNFDIPVGTNGDVYDRFMVRFEEMRQSVRIIEQVCKNIPGGDYTIRDKGIVLPEKKDVYGNIEGLMNHFMLIIKGLRPPVGEVYDATEAANGELGFYLVSDGSANPYRLKVRAPCFAIYQSFPTVVKGAMLPDAIATLSTMNVIAGELDR; from the coding sequence ATGACAAAGCTTGAGAATATTAAGCAGATCTTGTCTGCAAAATTTGATGTAACGAAATTTAAGTTCACTCACGCTGTGGGTGACGACATGATTGAACTTCCAAAGGAATTTGTTCCGGCGGTTCTTTTGCATCTTCGTGATACGGGTTCTTTTGATTTCTTGATGGACATTTGCGGGGTGGATTATCCAAATCGCGATAAGCGTTTCGATGTAGTCTATCAACTCTACTCTTCAAAAGATTCTTCTCGTCTGCGTCTAAAAGCTCAGGTGGGTGAGGGTGAGTCTATCGGCACAGCTCTGAATGCTTGGCGCGGGGCCGATTGGTTTGAACGCGAAGCTTATGACATGTTCGGGATTATTTTCGAAGGTCATCCAAATCTTCGCCGTATTTTGACTCATCATCAATTCGTTGGTCATCCTTTAAGAAAAGATTATGAAGCTGATCATCAGCAGTCTTGTGATTCAAGCGTACCTCTTCATTTCAATAACGAGCCGGGATCTCCTGGAGACGTTTTGAATGATAAGTATGTTCCAATCAACGTAGGACCATCACACACAGCAACTCACGGTACCTTGCGTATCATGGCTGAGATGGATGGCGAGACAATCGTTCGTTGTAATAACGAAATTGGTTATTTGCACCGCTGTTTTGAGAAAATGGCAGAAACGCATCCGTACAATCAAGTGATCCCTTATACAGATCGTTTGAACTATTGCTCAGCGCCGATGAACAACATTGGTTACTGTAAAACGGTTGAGCGTTTGTTGGGAGTTGAGATTCCTCCGAAAGCGCAAGCAATGCGTGTTATTTTGGCGGAACTATCTCGTATCATGGATCATACAATTGCACTTGGTACTGGTGCGATGGACTTAGGAGCTTTAACAGGCTTCTTCTATATGTTCCAAATGCGTGAAAAAGTTTACGGTCTTTTTGAAAAGCTTTGTGGCGCTCGCTTAACCGTGTCTATGACCCGTGTTGGTGGGATGGCTCAAGATGCTCCTGAAGGTTGGTTCGATGATGTGCTTGATCTTATTAAAGAGATTAAAAAAGGCACTGATGAAATGGCCGGAATGGTTCTTGAGAATAAGATCTTTATTAAGAGAACTCGTGATGTATGTCCAGTATCTGCTCAAGACGCGATTCAATGGGGTTACACAGGTCCATTGTTGCGTGCAACGGGTGTAGCGCATGATTTGCGTAAAGCTCAGCCATACTACGGTTACGATGCATTGAACTTTGATATCCCAGTTGGAACAAATGGCGACGTTTATGATCGCTTCATGGTTCGCTTCGAGGAAATGCGTCAGTCAGTGCGTATCATTGAACAGGTTTGCAAAAACATTCCAGGTGGCGATTACACAATTCGCGATAAAGGAATTGTTCTTCCAGAGAAAAAAGACGTTTACGGAAACATCGAAGGTTTGATGAATCACTTTATGTTGATCATCAAAGGACTTCGCCCACCAGTGGGTGAAGTTTACGATGCAACGGAAGCTGCTAACGGTGAGCTTGGTTTCTACCTAGTGAGCGATGGCTCTGCGAATCCGTACCGTTTGAAAGTAAGAGCGCCATGTTTTGCGATCTATCAATCGTTCCCAACGGTTGTTAAGGGAGCGATGCTTCCAGACGCTATTGCGACACTTTCAACTATGAACGTTATTGCTGGAGAGTTGGACCGTTAA
- a CDS encoding NADH dehydrogenase I chain B (COG0377 NADH:ubiquinone oxidoreductase 20 kD subunit and related Fe-S oxidoreductases): protein MHNDEVQGTASHSGVTGTQAADDMSRSFAFTSKLDALVAWGRKNSLWPMPYGTACCGIEFMSVMGPKYDLARFGAEVARFSPRQADLLVVAGTITEKMAPVIVRIYEQMLEPKYVLSMGACASSGGFYRAYHVVQGVDKIIPVDVFIPGCPPTPEAVMDGIMALQRMIATHQPRPWKDNWKNPYDKA from the coding sequence ATGCACAATGATGAAGTGCAGGGTACTGCGTCCCATTCAGGGGTGACAGGAACTCAGGCAGCGGATGACATGTCACGAAGCTTTGCTTTCACTTCCAAGCTTGATGCTTTGGTTGCGTGGGGGCGAAAAAATTCACTTTGGCCTATGCCGTACGGGACTGCTTGCTGCGGTATCGAATTCATGTCGGTGATGGGACCGAAATACGACTTAGCACGTTTTGGTGCTGAGGTTGCGCGTTTCTCTCCTCGTCAAGCGGACCTTCTAGTTGTCGCTGGCACAATCACCGAGAAAATGGCTCCGGTCATCGTGCGCATTTATGAGCAAATGCTTGAACCAAAATATGTTCTTTCTATGGGAGCGTGCGCAAGCTCTGGTGGCTTCTATCGCGCATATCACGTTGTTCAAGGCGTTGATAAAATTATTCCAGTGGATGTATTCATTCCTGGGTGCCCACCGACTCCAGAAGCAGTGATGGATGGAATCATGGCGCTACAGCGTATGATCGCAACTCATCAACCACGTCCTTGGAAAGATAACTGGAAGAATCCATATGACAAAGCTTGA